The sequence TTGGCTCCCATCTGGGCTGCCAAAGTGCTGAGGAAACTCCACTGGGTGACCATTTTGGAAGCGCAGGTGGCTCCAATGAGCCAATGGTTGCCCTGTTTGATTCCCTacccacaccactctcacccagTCAGAGCAGGTTTCCATACCCATTCAGCCTCAGGATTCCCCCAGCAGACTCACAGATGTCATGGTCCATAAAGAgccaccagctcctgctgcagtgctCAGTGTCCATTCAAATGCTGGCCAGTgccacagctccctgtgccctctgTTATGCAAAGCACGGGCAGTTCACAGCCTCTGGTCCTGCCAGCCAGAGCTCAAtctgcagctggcactgcagctgcacacccagctccctgccccaaatggattcctcagctgctgcctgccccagggacTGCACAGCCTCATCCTGCAGGAAGAGGGGCCTAAGAAAGCAGCAGAGAGCCTTCTTACAAGGGCAGGTCCTGATAGGACAAGGGACAATGGCTTTACAGGCACAGAGGGTATTGGTAATCACATATCCTCTAAACAGAGACATAGCTCTGTCCCAGTATTTTCCTGGGAAACTGTgggaaagctcagagaaaagaatgagaaacaattcttatctccactTGCTGCACATGTTGtcgtgcacatgtggaatgtgttatggagatttttttaccaaACGGTGATTTTTTAAATTGAACTCTGGTGATGATATTTTGGATGCATTGACCAATTGGATCCATGGGTGTGTCATGACAGTCTGGCAAGGGCAATGGGTTTTTCttaatagtatagtatagtatagtatagtatagtatagtatagtattgtatagtataataaagcgattgatcagccttctgaatcGTGGAGTCAAATGCTCATTATTCCCACATTAGGGACGTCGTGCTACAGTAAGGGTAGCTTCAGCTGGGATCATAGGAAGGAAATCTTGATTGTGACAGTACTGAGGCaaaggcacaggttgcccagagcacctgtggatgccccattcctcaAAGTGTTCAGGTGTTCGTTCAAACTTCTGAGCCAGGCTCTGGACAACTGGTTCTAGTGAAGGCCACCCCTCTGTGCCCAACGCAAGGGAGTTGGAGCTAAATGATCaccaaggtcccttccagcccaaaccattttgtGGCTCATCGATTCCATTTTTCCCGTCCCCCAGTGGGTCCCGGTGCCACATGACCCCATAGTGCCCGGAACACAGAACCccctgctctgtgacatcagcgCCAGGACCAAGGGCACCACGGGCAGCACAGCTACTGTGGGCAGTGTGGCTGTGACTGTGCTGCTGCACGGAGCTCTCAGTGCTTGCAGCTGACTCGTGCCTCTGGCAGACATGAATTGGCTCGGCCTCCTCGTCCTGCTGACCATGGCCGGGCTGTCGCATGGGACATGGGACAACTGCGGGTAAGTGGGCCCAGGCCCAGGGAAGGAGCCATGGCAACACTTGCGGCCTTCCCTGGAGGGGACCCACCTGTCCCCCATGGCCAGGCCGCAGCTTCCCACCCACCATGGGAAGCCTCAGTTCATTGCCAGCAGCCAGGTGCTGGCACGGACAGACACACACCCCATGGCCTTCCCTGGCCTGCTGTGCGTGCAAGGCCTTGGGGGAGGGCAGAGGgctgagcttcagcctgagccacAGCAGGCCATGAAGCAGCATGGAAATGACTTTCTGCTTGCAGAGGGGTTTGTGGGCTCCGACCCATGGTGTATGAGTATGAGTACCTGGATCATGACAGCGGTACTACACGTGTCGTGGGTGGTGCAGATGCCAAGCCAGGGGCCTGGCCCTGGATCGTCAGCCTTAAACATCCTGCAATACCAGGCACAAGACACCTGTGTGGAGGCTCTCTCATCACTGCAGAGTGGGTTCTCACAGCAGCCCACTGCTTTGACCCCGTCAGGTAAAGAGATGCCAGAAATGGGGACATGTCCACAGCACCAGCAgatgccctgccagcagcaccacctGCTACTCCCATGCCCTTTCCTCTCATGCAGCCAGGCTGCCACAGTGCTCAGGAGAAGCCTGGGCTCGTGCCAAGGCTTCTTAGCAGACTCCAGCTTGACTTTCCCCCAGCCTAAGATGTGCAAGGGCACTCACACCTGCCAGAGCACTCCTCCCTCTGTGCCTTTCCAAGCAGAGGTCTGGCAACTGCTGGACTGCTGTGGCAcatggctctgctccctctcAGCCCTCTCTACATGTACTTTCCAGGAAAATTGGCGTGGTGTATCTGGTGATTGGCGCCACTCAGTTGACTAAGCCAGGACCTGGAGCACAACTGAGACGGATTAAGAAGTTAATACGTCATGAAAACTATAATCCAAGTGACAAAAGTAATGACATTGCCTTGCTGAAACTGAACAAGCCTGTTGACTGCAACCCCTACGTCCAGGTGGCCTGTGTGGCTGACCCCGTCCTAAGCCTGTCAGAGCTGCAAAACTGCTGGGTGGCCGGCTGGGGTGCCACTGCTGCAAGAGGTGAGTTCCCAAGAGAGACTCCAGCCCTCTGAGGAGGAGGCTTGGGCTTCCCCACAGCAGAGGCCATACCCAGGCTGCAGGATGTACACCTCTACAGATATGGGCCTGGCCTGCTCCTCAAAGGCTGGAAACAGggtcacagagccccagtgcctctGCAGAGGCAAAACCAAACCCTGGGAAAGGAGATCCCCCTAAAGCAGCAGAGCAGGATTGGCAAGGACCTACAGGGTTATCATTTATTTCTCTGCTCACAGCTCAAAACTCAAGTGATGTCCTGCAagaggccaaggtccagctcatCGATCTCCAGCTCTGCAACAGCACTGGCTGGTACGCAGGGAAGGTCCACACCCACAATGTGTGTGCTGGTTACCCACAGGGCCGCATCGACACCTGCCAGGTAGGAACATGCCATGAGCCACTCAGCCCCCggcagcaccagcagccaggGAAGCACCACCCCAACACAGCCCAGGGCCTGCTTTGCCCGGCCACTCAGtcaccctcccagccccagctccccctgaCTGCTGTGGGGGCTTCCCACACACTGCCCATCCACACCTGCCTGCCCAGGCCTCCCCTTGTGCTAGAGAGCCCAGCTAGTCCTTCTTGTAGCCCAGAGGTCCAGGTGCCAAAGTTCCATCCTCTTCACCTCCAGAAGCCCTGTGCAGAGAGGACAAAGAAAGCCCTACCCTACAGGACCCCAAGCCACTTGCACTTAGATTTCTGTAGGCTCAAgtgcctggatacagctctgACAGGGGTTGTGCGAGAGAACGAGACAGCCCCTGTGCTGACAGGAGCCACCCATAACTACCTGAatcctctgtgctctgctgcagggTGACAGTGGTGGTCCTCTCATGTGCCAGGAGAAAGACAGCGACTTCTTCTGGGTTGttggagtgaccagctggggaAGAGGCTGTGCCAGAGCAAAGCGGCCTGGAATCTACACCTCCACTCAGTACTTCTATGACTGGATTCTGGCCCATATGGATGCAGAGAACGTTTAAAGAGCTTTTTGAGCACAAGGATGCTCAAAAAGGAGGCTTTTTGGGCAGCCTTCATGGCGTGCTGCAGTGCACAGCAAGTGTTTTCTGCGGGGCAATGCCTGCTGatccaaaggcagcctcagggTCAAAACCCTGCTCTATTGTGACCACACTCATTTCCTCTAGTGGTTGAAGTAAAGTTGCCAATTGTCACAGGGAACCATCTTTATGACTGAATTCTGATTCCTGGGCAAGGTAAAGACTTCAATATTCTGTACCTGCAGAATGAGTCTGGGGGCACCAAGGGACACAGTGGCTCCAAAGAGCTCCAAAGTGCCTGGTCAGAGAGGACAGTGCTCTGAGCCACCACGGCCTGGAGGAACCTGCTACCACAAGCCTTGGAAGAGGATAGGAAAAAAGCAGATACCTTGGGGGTGGTGCTGCAATGCACATGGGCTGCTAATTTAGGGCCTGGTGGGAGCCTGGGCTAAAGGAACACATCTGGGAAACTCCCAAGCATGACAAGGGAAACTCCAGGCTCCTGACTGGAGTGCCAGTGCCCTAAGGCAGAGCCAGATTTCACAGGCAGCAAAGGGGGATTGAGGTGCCAGGTGGTCACACTTCACAGATACTCAGAGGAAGAGCTGGGGTCATTCTGGGGAgagcaacctggcaggaaccctAGGAAAGTGCGCCAGGAATGCCGTGGAAGGCCAAGGTGAGTGGGCCAACAGCACCTGCAACACCAAGgctgttcacaggcatggccagcCTGTGAGCCAGGGGGAAATGATGCCTGGGCTTGGCTCCGTATCTGGGAGGAGACgagggcagggaaagggaggagTTGTGGAAGATGAGAGGGCTGTATAAGCATGGCAATGGAGGGAAGGAGCAATCAAAGAGCCAGCTGCAGAGACACAAACTGCAGCTTGCTGTGCTGGTTTGCCTGAGGGCTGTAGATATTCACCACAGGATGGGAAAGAAATTTCTTTTCTCCACTTGTTAATTAACAAATCATCTACAAACTGTACACATTTGTGCCCTAATTCTAAATCCTTTCAATCAAATTTTGATAATGAGGGCTGCAGGGGGCAAGGTCGGGTGGAATGGTACAGGATCTTGGAATGCCTTCGGGAAGACATGTGCCAACTTCATTCTCTTGGCTTCCAGGCCAATGGAGTCCTGCCTCACAGCAGGTGGCACTCTTCCCTTTGTGTTAATATGGGCTTTGCTGAGAAGAACCATCCATCTGTACTGGTCCCTGCACCCTGACTTGAGTTAGGGGCTGCCGGCTTACTAAAGAGACTGAGTGCAAGAGTGTCACTCAAGGCAGCAGAAGGCCATTACCCTGCCCAGTGAGGAGACCAGCTTAGAATCAACCTATTGCCCTGGCACAACTTTACTGTGCTGTCTTGGCAAAATTCTGCCCATAAGAATTTCTGTCAATGTTACACAAGCTCAGCCACAGGTGTCCTCTGAACTACAACAAGAATATTTCCCATCATGTCAAAAATCACTAGGGATATGAAACTCCTTTTTCATGCCAAAAAGGGACTTCCACCCCCTACTGTGTGAGCCCAGGGGCACTAGCACCCTGGCACGAGGGACACAAGGCTCTCCCTCTGCCTGTCTCCAAAAGACATTGAACAGAGACTCAAGTGTCCTAGCAGAGACTCAGGGCCTCCCACCTCATATATTATGGGGGTCTCCACAACTCCTCTGTGGCTGCCTTACACTGATCATGCTGTGTGTGCCTTCTCCACCCTCTACCAGTGATTTCACCAAATCTGCACCAAATGCCACAACAATAGAAAGTTTCAATGCACCCGTATAATTTACACAGAGTTTGCACATGAAATTGTAACACTCCCCATTTGGCTCCTTCTTGCTCTAAAGATCCCAGGTGAACTCACCTGCTGCCAGCAATTGCATCTTTGGAAGAGCAAGGCTCTAAGGTCCCATCTGGGAGGCCAAAGTGCTGAGGAAACTCCACTGGGTGACCATTTTGGAAGCGCAGGTGGCTCCAATGAGCCAATGGTTGCCCTGTTTGATTCCCTacccacaccactctcacccagTCAGAGCAGGTTTCCATACCCATTCAGCCTCAGGATTCCCCCAGCAGACTCACAGATGTCACGGTCCATAAAGAgccaccagctcctgctgcagtgctCAGTGTCCATTCAAATGCTGGCCAGTgccacagctccctgtgccctctgTTATGCAAAGCACGGGCAGTTCACAGCCTCTGGTCCTGCCAGCCAGAGCTCAAtctgcagctggcactgcagctgcacacccagctctctgccccaaatggattcctcagctgctgcctgccccagggacTGCACAGCCTCATCCTGCAGGAAGAGGGGCCTAAGAAAGCAGCAGAGAGCTTTCTTGTTGCAGAATGAGGcttttgtcggggatgagccatttgtcggtgaGGGGAGagtcggacactcaatatgagtcatAAGCAAGTTccatttattgaagagagcatcagacacttatacagcaaataataagctcatgaatattctctAAGCCAAgagatctattggttaaactataccatcaactcttcttcattcctttgggcctacattctctatttcccacgtctctctgtctacctGCCATCACACCCAGCTAGGCCCGAGGACACGccatcttgcaggtgcaaaaactcaaactagctgtgttcggtactttcccagctcctggtcggctaacaagcgaatgtctacgtgacctctgtcatgtagccatttctccacatttcccccgttttcttttggaACAAGCAAAGTTCTATGGGTTAACTGCGTCACACTCTTTGTAAtacaagaataggcaattctaataactaTTACATTACAAGCAGTATTCTTAACTAGCAAGGtttcttacaagggatctaagccagggagaCAAACCGAAAAGGCTGTCACTAtatataggatatgctatacaacAAATACAAGAAGGATTCTATgctgctacaaggctcaaacaaaactcaggtgtgctaatacaacttacaaaaataagctacAGGAACTACATGTGCACAGGTTTCATCTGCGTCGATTGTCTGGTAAGTTTGCTTTccattctcaaacagcagatatgcttcaaacaggaatggctctacttacaaatgcttctgattgtctcttttaactagagtttctctgatgttcatgaCAACACTCCGCACACAAGTTATAAAATAAACATCTAGCATAAATTTATCTGACGTCACTTAAACCTAATAGCACTTAAACTTAaaacacttaaacttaaaatatttaaacttaacagaatttaacatcacttaaacttatctttacttaacaGAAATTAAGCTCAACAGAACTTTAACTTACTTTAACagactttaacaaaacttaaccttaagagaacttaaacttaacagattttcaaatcaacagaacttacatgtaaaatcacttaaatttaacagaacttaacagaACTCAACTGACTTTAAAGTCTACATAacttaatataatttaaacttaacagaacttaacatcacttaaacttaataacactttaacttaacagaaattaaacttaaCAGCGCTTAAACTTAGCAGAACTTAAGTTTAACAGACTttaactttaacaaaacttaacagaacttaaacttaacagattttcaaatcaacagaacttacatgtaaaatcacttaaatttaacagaacttaacagaACTCAACTGACTGTAAAGTCTACATAATTAAACTTAATATAATTTAAAtgtaacagaatctaacttcacttaaattttataacacttaaacttaacagaaatgaAACTTAAAAACACTTAactttaacagtatttaacatttaatgacaCTTAATAGACactttaacttaaactacttagcaacagaTAGAAAttactatagaaatagaatagaatatagaatttactataacttacaGGCTTAACTCTAAAATACTAAGCGAAAAACAACTTTCTTTGTGTGTTTGCTACAGCATTTTCACACTTGAATGCACCTAAACATAAggagtttgttcaaggtatacttgtggaaaaattcttttgaattcagtggtTGCTTTTTACATCTACTACATCTAAGCAAGGCTCAAAGAATACAAAAAGCACACTTATTACATTTTACTTATACAATCGCTTTAACACATCTttaacctttttaaatttttcaaaatacaatttcagagtttgatgttctACCGACTGAGTTATCTGGgcttctgatgtttaaagtctatgttaatacaggtgattttaagacagcataaCGGATGCTAAGCTAAATCGGCTGAAATTTGGCTCACGCATTCACTACGCTGATTTCTTTTGCACAgcctctgccaggaagaacaaaaaatcTTTTCAACTTAGGTGAGGAGCGTCCTGATAGTAACGCTCCTTGATGTTGCTTATTTATCATCACTGGTCTCTTAACTGCAGTAGGGATTCTTTTgagtcacatttattacggctattaggtctaaaactgaagctttcccccagctgcggggcggagggggaAAGTAGTCGCTTGGTAGGCACCTGGGATCGGGGCCGCCGCTACTTGTGTCGCTGTGATGCTTTGGGTGAACGTAGCTGCTGCTGGACGCAGCGCAGCATTCTGGCGGTGCGAGTCGCGGCCCCCGCGGCGGGGCCCCCCCCCACTGCGCTGCGCCTTCTTTGCGCTGTCGCCGCCGCCGCttcaggctgccagcagggcacggcgggCCCCGCCGCGGGCTGGTGCCCGCTGCTGAGCCCCGCGCACCCAGCCTCGCCGGTGAGCACCGCACCGCACCGCGCCGCACCGCGGACACGGCACCGCCCGCCTTGCTCGGGCTCTGTGGCTGTTCGTATTGTTGCTCGCCGAGCGCCGGCCGGCCACACCGAGTTTGGGCGCCGGAGAAGCTGGAAAAGCTGGGCTCGCGTGTTGTCTCTGCCGCCGAGCGCCGGCCGGCAGCACCGAGCCTTGCGCGCCGGAGACACTGTCCGTGGCAGCGCCGGCTGAGCCGCGCAGCTATACTTGCAGTCTGTTAAGGTACAGTCTGTTTTAGGTTGCTAAGTCGAAACTAAGGCTCTCTCCGGCTGCGGGGCAGAGGGAGAAGCGCTCCCGCTGGAAAATCTCTCTGGTTCTGCGCCGattgtgtcggagcgggcgacccCCCCGCGCTGGGCTTGTTTCGGAAGACGCGCTGTAGGCTAATCTTTGCGTGCGCCGGCCCCAGCGCAGCATCTGCGGTGGCGCGGGTCGCTCTCCGTGCCGCAGGGctccgctccccccgcggcggcgcTCAGGTTCCCCCGCAgcggggctctgctccaggcgAGCCGCCCGTGCCCGCCACCGCTTGGAGCCGCTTGTcgtggctgctccccatggcgcagcgcccatgccgagttcggagtggcacagccccgcaggcgccccgagccgcggctcctgccaccatcacagcagggtCGCTGATTTATTGTGCGTATACTTGCAGCGCCAGCACCACAACGCACGTTTTTGCAAGTCTATATGCAGCAATCTTGGGAATTCTCTTTCCAAGTGGACAGTCTACAGTCCCCACTTTTCTAAAAATCATTTAAAAGGATTATATGCCGCTTTTCCCTGTATTACTTTTTAACTTGTCATTCATTCAGCGCGCTGCAGCCTTTCTAGGACGTTGGCAGCATTCAGTCGGCTGGACTCTCTTGTGAGGTCGCCAGGGCACCAAAGCCCACCCTTTCACTTTTTTCTAGGACTTCTCTATAGGGTCGCCTGAAGGCAGGACTCGCTTTCTGTGCCTCTCGGGCTGTGTCGGGACTGACACCCAAATACTGCACCGACCGTGGCTCGCAGGCCCAAATCTTCTGTAAAGTCCGTAGGGTCTGTAGGGTCTGTAGAGTCCGTAGGGTATGTAGAGTCTATAGAGTCCCTGTTCCGGCGCCATTTGTTGCGGAATGAGGCTTTTGTCAGGGATGAGGCATTCATCGGTGAGGGGAGagtcggacactcaatatgagtcatAAGCAAGTTccatttattgaagagagcatcagacacttatacagcaaataataagcttatgaatattctctaagccaagcaatctattggttaaactataccatcaactcttcttcattcctttgggcctacattctctatttcccacgtctctctgtctacctGCCATCACACCCAGCTAGGCCCGAGGACACGccatcttgcaggtgcaaaaactcaaactagctgtgttcggtaatttcccagctcctggtcggctaacaagcgaatgtctatgagacctctgtcatgtagccatttctccatatgacgaagtgaagggagacgaccatacgattgatgagcatcgaactccgatttattgatccaaaaggcacgtttttataaccgtgttaattaggttcatacatattgcaaaactcgaGCTCACCGTAGGCTACAGATCAAACACtaacccctccctttgttttcaatacctgtggtttgtttattgaaaccaagatttgtgttctcaccctgatatgaagggttctcaaaacctccatgtctgttcccaaacagccagggacagaatgtttacctgttatgagaagactgcctgagaatcctgctgtttataaaaatgtgcctgagaacgtagttatttacagaaacaggcttgggaactgctgctttacagctgccttttacttttccatcagctgtatattttcatggcctctttctttgaGCCATGTTTGAACCAAGCTCTCCACATCCATACTTTCTTACAAGGGCAGGGCctgacaggacaagggacaatGGCTTTACAGGGACAGAGGTAGCTTTAGATGAGATCATAAGAAGGAATTCCGGATTGTGAGGGTACTGAGGCACTTGCATTAGTTTGTTCAAGTACTGTTCTCAAGCCAAGCTCTGGACACTCTGGGCAACCAGGTCTGGTGCAAgaccctccccatccctccctgggATCTCTACTGCTATTCCTCCCTGCCGATGGCAGGGCGTTGGAGGTAAATGACCTCCAagcttccttccaacccaaaccatttgatGGCTCTTTGATTTGGTATTGTCCCTACCTCAGAGAGCCCCCTTGACATGGGCCACAGTGCCCAGAGTACAGAACCCACCCCTCCATGACATcagccccagggctgagggcaccACAGGCAGCGCGACTGCTGCGGGCAGTGTGGCTGTGACTGTGCTGCTGCACGGAGCCCTCAGAGCTTCCAGCTGACACTTGGAATGCCTTGACAGCCATGAATTATTTTGGCCTCCTCGTCCTGCTGACCATGGCcgggctggcacagagccagtaCACCTGCGGGTAAGTGGGCCCAGGCCCAGGGAAGGAGCCATGGCAACACTTGCGGCCTTCCCTGGAGGGGACCCACCTGTCCCCCATGGCCAGGCCGCAGCTTCCCACCCACCATGGGAAGCCTCAGTTCGTTGCCAGCAGCCAGGTGCTGGCACGGACAGACACACACCCCATGGCCTTCCCTGGCCTGCTGTGCGTGCAAGGCCTTGGGGGAGGGCAGAGGgctgagcttcagcctgagccacAGCAGGCCATGAAGCAGCATGGAAATGACTTTCTGCTTGCAGATGGACTTGCGGCCTCCGACCCATGGTGTCTGACTCTGGGTACAATAGTCATGACCACGGCATGACACGCATCGTGGGTGGCACAGGTGCCAAGCCAGGGGCCTGGCCGTGGATGGTCAGCATCCAGCATCCGAGCATACCAGGCACAAAGCATTTCTGTGGAGGATCGCTCATCAGGGCAGATTGGGTCCTCACAGCTGCCCACTGCTTTGACCTCATTTTGTAAGAAGGGGCAGGGAATAGGGACATACCCAAAACACCAGCAGGTGCCCTGTGAGCACCACCACCTGCTATTCCCATCCCCTTTCCTCTCATGCAGCCAGGCTGCCACAGTGCTCTGGAGAAGCCTGGGCTCATGCCAAGGCTTCCTAGCAGACTCCAGCTTGACATTCCCCCAGCCTAAGATGTGCAAGGGCGCCTGCCAGAGCACTCCTCCCTCTGTGCCTTTCCAAGCCAAGGTCTAGCATCTGCTGGGCATCTGTGGCAcatggctctgctccctctcAGCTCTCTCTCTATCTGCCTTTCAGTAACAGCAGCTTGGTGTATGTGGTGATTGGGGCCACTCAGTTGActcagccaggccctggggcacaAGTCCGCCAAATTAAGAAGTTAATACGTCATGAAAACTATCAGAGACGTGACATGAGCAATGACATTGCCTTGCTGGAACTGAGCAAGCCTGTTGACTGCAGCCCCTACGTCCAGCTGGCCTGTGTGGCCGATGCTATCTTAGGGTTGTCAGTGGCACAGGCGCGTAACTGCTGGATTGCTGGCTGGGGTGCCACCACTGCAAAAGGTGAGTTCTCAAGAGGGACTCCAGAGCCAGCTCAGCACACTGAGGAGATGGTTTGGGCTTCCCCATagcagaggccaaagccaggAAACAGGACGTACACCTCTGCAGAGATGGGCCTGGCCTGCTCCCCAAAGGCTGGCAGCAGGGTCACAGCACCCCATGCCTCTGTAGAGGCAAAGCTATGCCCTACAGAAGGGGATCCTCCACAGACAAGGAAGAAGGACTGggaaggaggtgctgggggctTGTTTCTTTCTATGCTCACAGATAAAACTCCAAGTGATCACCTGCAGGAGGCCAAGGTACACCTCATCAATATCCAGCTGTGTAACAGCACCTTCTGGAACTCGGGGAAAATCCACGCCCACAACTTATGTGCTGGTTACCCACAGGGTGGCATCGACACCTGCCAGGTAGGAACGTGCCATGAGCCACTCAGcccccaccagcaccagcagccaggGAAGCACCACCCCAACACAGCCCAGGGCCTGCTTTGCCGGCCACTCAGtcaccctcccagccccagctccccctgaCTGCTGTGGGGGCTTCCCACACACTGCCCATCCACACCTGCCTGCCCAGGCCTCCCCTTGTGACAGAAAGCCCAGAAAGCCCAGCTAGTGCTCTTGGCAGTGAAGAGGTCCAGGTGCCAAAGTTCCATCCTCTGCACATCCAGGAGTCCTGTGCAGAGAG comes from Melospiza melodia melodia isolate bMelMel2 chromosome 3, bMelMel2.pri, whole genome shotgun sequence and encodes:
- the LOC134416590 gene encoding acrosin-like, giving the protein MNWLGLLVLLTMAGLSHGTWDNCGGVCGLRPMVYEYEYLDHDSGTTRVVGGADAKPGAWPWIVSLKHPAIPGTRHLCGGSLITAEWVLTAAHCFDPVRKIGVVYLVIGATQLTKPGPGAQLRRIKKLIRHENYNPSDKSNDIALLKLNKPVDCNPYVQVACVADPVLSLSELQNCWVAGWGATAARAQNSSDVLQEAKVQLIDLQLCNSTGWYAGKVHTHNVCAGYPQGRIDTCQGDSGGPLMCQEKDSDFFWVVGVTSWGRGCARAKRPGIYTSTQYFYDWILAHMDAENV
- the LOC134416789 gene encoding acrosin-like; protein product: MNYFGLLVLLTMAGLAQSQYTCGWTCGLRPMVSDSGYNSHDHGMTRIVGGTGAKPGAWPWMVSIQHPSIPGTKHFCGGSLIRADWVLTAAHCFDLIFNSSLVYVVIGATQLTQPGPGAQVRQIKKLIRHENYQRRDMSNDIALLELSKPVDCSPYVQLACVADAILGLSVAQARNCWIAGWGATTAKDKTPSDHLQEAKVHLINIQLCNSTFWNSGKIHAHNLCAGYPQGGIDTCQGDSGGPLMCQDKHADYWWVVGVTSWGKGCGRARRPGVYTSTQHFYDWILAHMDTENI